The following proteins are co-located in the Longimicrobium sp. genome:
- a CDS encoding glycoside hydrolase family 43 protein has protein sequence MNRTRGRIMLARNGPALLALALLAACAPAPAATPAPSAAACTFTNPVARGADPWVELSDGWYYMAQSRNPEGQNSSVWVFRSRKLTDPMRDSVRVWTAPDSGWNQTHVWAPEIRRVDGRWYIYYAAGRPGPADAPFIYQRAGVLRAAGDNPQGAWEDLGQLDTGGDPATRADDVWAIDFTVHRLNGQLYGFWSGWENNTPLARTPQYIYVARMTNPHTISGPRAQISAPTESWERRVDPTDGLDLNEGPQILERNGQVFIIYSTRESWTPAYRLGQLRLNSPTADPMQRSSWTKSGPVFAAANGVHGPGHNGFARSPDGTEDWIIYHAKIDTLPNWNRVIRAQRFTWRADGSPDFGEPVASGVELRVPSGEPCER, from the coding sequence ATGAATCGCACTCGTGGTCGGATCATGCTCGCCCGCAATGGGCCCGCCCTGCTCGCCCTGGCCCTGCTCGCCGCGTGCGCCCCGGCACCCGCGGCCACCCCGGCGCCCTCGGCCGCCGCGTGCACCTTCACCAACCCCGTGGCCCGCGGCGCGGACCCGTGGGTGGAGCTGAGCGACGGCTGGTACTACATGGCGCAGTCCAGGAACCCGGAGGGGCAAAATAGCAGCGTGTGGGTGTTCCGGTCGAGGAAGCTGACCGATCCCATGCGCGACAGCGTGCGGGTGTGGACCGCGCCTGACAGCGGCTGGAACCAGACGCACGTCTGGGCTCCCGAGATCCGCCGCGTGGACGGCCGCTGGTACATCTACTACGCCGCGGGGCGCCCCGGGCCCGCCGACGCGCCGTTCATCTACCAGCGCGCGGGCGTGCTGCGCGCCGCCGGCGACAACCCGCAGGGCGCTTGGGAGGACCTCGGCCAGCTGGACACCGGTGGCGACCCCGCCACGCGCGCGGACGACGTGTGGGCCATCGACTTCACGGTGCACCGGCTGAACGGGCAGCTCTACGGCTTCTGGTCCGGGTGGGAGAACAACACGCCGCTGGCCCGCACGCCGCAGTACATCTACGTGGCGCGCATGACCAACCCGCACACCATCAGCGGGCCGCGCGCGCAGATCTCCGCCCCCACCGAGAGCTGGGAGCGGCGCGTGGACCCCACGGACGGGCTGGACCTGAACGAGGGGCCGCAGATCCTGGAGCGCAACGGGCAGGTCTTCATCATCTACTCCACCCGCGAGTCGTGGACGCCGGCGTACCGCCTGGGCCAGCTTCGCCTCAACAGCCCCACGGCGGACCCCATGCAGCGGTCGAGCTGGACCAAGTCCGGCCCCGTCTTCGCGGCGGCCAACGGGGTGCACGGGCCGGGGCACAACGGCTTCGCCAGGTCGCCGGACGGCACGGAGGACTGGATCATCTACCACGCCAAGATCGACACGCTCCCCAACTGGAACCGCGTGATCCGCGCGCAGCGCTTCACCTGGCGGGCGGACGGGTCGCCGGACTTCGGGGAGCCGGTGGCCTCCGGGGTGGAGCTGCGGGTGCCGTCGGGCGAGCCGTGTGAGCGCTGA
- a CDS encoding SDR family oxidoreductase has translation MRLDNKAAVITGAGSGIGRAMALLFAREGARVLAADLDGDAAEATAAMVHAEGGLCLPHTVDASEPEQVRRMIKRIISEMRRIDVLCNNAGIGSTTDAVECEPEDWDRVMAVNVRSVFLGCKYALPHMVKRGRGAIVNTASVAGMVGVPKRASYCASKGAVIALTRQVAMDFVKQGIRVNCVCPGTVDSPWVERLLAGAEDKAEARAALEARQPMGRLGTPEEVAAAALYLASDDAAFVTGTSIVLDGGWTAA, from the coding sequence GTGCGGCTAGACAACAAGGCGGCGGTGATCACGGGCGCGGGATCGGGGATTGGGCGGGCGATGGCGCTCCTCTTCGCGCGCGAGGGAGCCCGCGTGCTGGCCGCGGACCTCGACGGTGACGCGGCGGAGGCGACCGCTGCGATGGTGCACGCCGAGGGCGGGCTCTGCCTGCCGCACACGGTGGACGCGAGCGAGCCGGAGCAGGTGCGCCGCATGATCAAGCGGATAATCTCCGAGATGCGCCGCATCGACGTCCTGTGCAACAACGCGGGGATCGGCTCCACCACCGACGCCGTGGAGTGCGAGCCGGAGGATTGGGACCGCGTGATGGCCGTCAACGTCCGCAGCGTCTTCCTGGGGTGCAAGTACGCGCTGCCGCACATGGTGAAGCGGGGGCGCGGCGCCATCGTCAACACCGCCTCGGTGGCGGGGATGGTAGGGGTGCCGAAGCGCGCATCGTACTGCGCCAGCAAGGGCGCCGTCATCGCGCTCACCCGGCAGGTGGCGATGGACTTCGTGAAGCAGGGGATCCGCGTCAACTGCGTCTGCCCCGGCACGGTCGACTCGCCCTGGGTGGAGCGCCTGCTGGCCGGCGCCGAAGACAAGGCCGAAGCGCGCGCAGCCCTCGAAGCCCGCCAGCCGATGGGCCGCCTGGGCACGCCCGAAGAGGTCGCCGCCGCCGCGCTCTACCTGGCCTCCGACGACGCGGCGTTCGTGACCGGCACCTCCATCGTACTCGACGGCGGCTGGACCGCCGCCTGA
- a CDS encoding ABC transporter permease, which yields MGGPALGVRAAEAGSQPPGAGSGIPARRTPALRAKAASLLQRQGAVVALVAVCVFGTIRYAPFATSENLLNVLRQNSMLGMVALGMTLVVLTGGIDLSVGAVLAVAGIVAASLSDQGTAVAVGGGLAAGALLGTINGLLITRARIQPFIVTLAMMIAARGVALGVTGENSVRVDRAAQGFLWLGRGRVLGIPVPVVLAALAFLAGWVMLRYTRFGRYIYAAGDHQDAARLLGLKIDRVLIATYALSGLLAGLAGVVLAARLGAGQPVAGTGWELDAIAAVVVGGTLLSGGQGGVGSTVVGVLLLGVIFNLFNLEGTITPWWQGVLRGVFLLGVVVVQSRLQKRAAHG from the coding sequence ATGGGAGGCCCGGCGCTCGGCGTGCGGGCCGCGGAGGCGGGGAGCCAGCCGCCCGGCGCGGGGAGTGGCATCCCCGCGCGCAGGACTCCGGCGCTGCGCGCAAAGGCCGCGTCGCTCCTGCAGCGGCAGGGCGCGGTGGTGGCGCTGGTGGCGGTATGCGTCTTCGGCACCATCCGCTACGCGCCGTTCGCCACCTCCGAGAACCTCCTCAACGTGCTGCGGCAGAACAGCATGCTCGGGATGGTGGCGCTGGGGATGACGCTGGTGGTGCTGACCGGCGGCATCGACCTGTCGGTGGGCGCCGTGCTCGCCGTGGCGGGGATCGTGGCCGCCTCGCTCTCGGACCAGGGGACGGCGGTGGCGGTGGGGGGCGGCCTCGCGGCCGGGGCGCTGCTGGGGACGATCAACGGCCTCCTCATCACCCGCGCGCGCATCCAGCCGTTCATCGTGACGCTCGCCATGATGATCGCGGCGCGCGGCGTGGCGCTGGGCGTCACCGGCGAGAACTCGGTGCGGGTGGACCGCGCGGCGCAGGGCTTCCTCTGGCTGGGACGTGGCCGGGTGCTAGGGATCCCGGTGCCGGTGGTGCTCGCCGCGCTGGCGTTCCTCGCGGGATGGGTGATGCTTCGCTACACGCGCTTCGGCCGCTACATCTACGCCGCGGGCGACCACCAGGACGCCGCCCGGCTGCTCGGCCTCAAGATCGACCGCGTGCTGATCGCCACCTACGCGCTGAGCGGCCTGCTGGCGGGGCTGGCGGGGGTCGTCCTCGCCGCGCGGCTGGGTGCGGGGCAGCCCGTGGCCGGCACCGGCTGGGAGCTGGACGCCATCGCCGCGGTGGTGGTGGGCGGCACGCTGCTCAGCGGCGGGCAGGGGGGCGTGGGCTCCACGGTGGTGGGCGTGCTGCTCCTGGGCGTGATCTTCAACCTGTTCAACCTGGAGGGCACCATCACCCCCTGGTGGCAGGGCGTGCTGCGCGGCGTCTTCCTGCTGGGCGTGGTGGTGGTGCAGAGCCGCCTCCAGAAGCGGGCGGCGCATGGTTAG
- the galE gene encoding UDP-glucose 4-epimerase GalE: protein MRVLVTGGAGYIGSAAVVELLAAGHEVTVFDDLSQGHHEALHPAAAFVNGTLADRAAIDDALAEHRPEGILHFASHTLVGESMEKPFLYLGDNVRCGLNLLESAAAHGVRRFILSSTANLFGIPDRVPIGETAPITPGSPYGEGKYVLERMLHWMDDRFGMRYAALRYFNAAGAVSPDLGEDHDPETHLIPLVLQVALGQRERVMVFGDDYDTPDGTCVRDYVHVSDLAQAHVLALHALDEGSRTYNLGNGRGFSVREVIETARAVTGHPIPAGVGPRRPGDPAVLVAASDRIRAELGWAPRHPELRDIIESAWAWHRSHPHGYAAP, encoded by the coding sequence ATGAGGGTGCTGGTGACCGGCGGCGCCGGCTACATCGGCAGCGCCGCGGTGGTGGAGCTGCTGGCCGCGGGGCACGAGGTGACCGTCTTCGACGACCTGTCGCAGGGGCACCACGAGGCGCTTCACCCCGCCGCCGCCTTCGTGAACGGCACCCTGGCCGACCGCGCGGCGATCGACGATGCGCTGGCGGAGCACCGGCCGGAGGGGATCCTCCACTTCGCGTCGCACACGCTGGTGGGCGAGTCGATGGAGAAGCCCTTTCTGTACCTGGGCGACAACGTGCGCTGCGGGCTGAACCTGCTGGAGAGCGCCGCCGCGCACGGGGTGCGGCGCTTCATCCTCTCCTCCACCGCCAACCTGTTCGGCATCCCGGACCGCGTACCCATCGGCGAGACTGCGCCCATCACCCCCGGCAGCCCCTACGGCGAGGGAAAGTACGTGCTGGAGAGGATGCTGCACTGGATGGACGACCGCTTCGGGATGCGCTACGCCGCGCTGCGCTACTTCAACGCGGCCGGCGCCGTGTCGCCCGATCTGGGGGAGGACCACGACCCGGAGACGCACCTGATCCCCCTGGTGCTGCAGGTGGCGCTGGGCCAGCGTGAGCGTGTGATGGTCTTCGGCGACGACTACGACACGCCGGACGGCACCTGCGTGCGCGACTACGTGCACGTCAGCGACCTAGCGCAGGCGCACGTGCTGGCGCTGCACGCGCTGGACGAGGGGAGCCGCACCTACAACCTGGGGAACGGCCGCGGCTTCAGCGTGCGCGAGGTGATCGAGACCGCCCGCGCCGTCACCGGCCACCCCATCCCCGCCGGCGTGGGCCCGCGCCGCCCCGGCGACCCCGCGGTGCTGGTGGCCGCCAGCGATCGCATCCGCGCGGAGCTGGGGTGGGCGCCGCGCCACCCGGAGCTGCGCGACATCATCGAGAGCGCCTGGGCCTGGCACCGGTCGCACCCGCACGGCTACGCCGCACCCTGA
- a CDS encoding UDP-glucose--hexose-1-phosphate uridylyltransferase codes for MSADERMELPHALPGALREQPHRRFNPLSGEWVLVSPHRALRPWQGQVEELAPAHRPAHDPACYLCPGNERAGGHRNPEYTGAFVFDNDFAALRPGAEPAEMDVDGLLVARAEPGVCRVICFSPRHDLSLPELEPAAVRGVVDVWAEEYARLGSRPEIGHVQIFENKGEMMGCSNPHPHGQIWAQESVPQGPARETRRMGEHWERHRRTLLADYLRLEEASGERVVLANDAFVALVPFWAVWPFETLVVARRPVASLPELDDAERDGLADILGRLTRRYDNLFGVSFPYSAGVHQAPTDGRAHPEGHLHMHFYPPLLRSATVKKFMVGYEMLGEPQRDVTPESSAERLRALAETRGAR; via the coding sequence GTGAGCGCTGACGAGCGCATGGAGCTTCCGCACGCCCTGCCCGGCGCACTTCGCGAGCAGCCGCACCGGCGCTTCAACCCGCTGAGCGGCGAATGGGTGCTGGTGTCGCCGCACCGGGCGCTGCGGCCGTGGCAGGGGCAGGTGGAGGAGCTCGCGCCCGCACACCGCCCCGCGCACGACCCCGCGTGCTACCTGTGCCCCGGCAACGAGCGCGCGGGCGGCCACCGCAACCCGGAGTACACGGGCGCCTTCGTCTTCGACAACGACTTCGCCGCGTTGCGCCCCGGCGCGGAGCCGGCGGAGATGGACGTGGACGGCCTGCTGGTGGCGCGCGCCGAGCCGGGGGTGTGCCGGGTGATCTGCTTCTCCCCGCGCCACGACCTTTCGCTGCCGGAGCTGGAGCCCGCGGCCGTGCGTGGCGTGGTGGACGTGTGGGCGGAGGAGTACGCGCGCCTCGGCAGCCGCCCGGAGATCGGCCACGTACAGATCTTCGAGAACAAGGGGGAGATGATGGGGTGCAGCAACCCGCACCCCCACGGGCAGATCTGGGCGCAGGAGTCGGTGCCGCAGGGCCCCGCCCGCGAGACGCGGCGCATGGGCGAGCACTGGGAGCGCCACCGCCGCACCCTGCTGGCCGACTACCTGCGGCTGGAGGAGGCGAGCGGCGAGCGGGTGGTGCTCGCCAACGACGCCTTCGTCGCCCTGGTCCCCTTCTGGGCGGTGTGGCCGTTCGAGACGCTGGTGGTCGCCCGCCGTCCCGTGGCCTCGCTGCCGGAGCTGGACGACGCGGAGCGCGACGGGCTGGCCGATATCCTGGGGCGCCTCACCCGCCGCTACGACAACCTGTTCGGCGTCTCCTTTCCGTACTCGGCCGGGGTGCACCAGGCGCCCACCGACGGCCGCGCGCACCCGGAGGGGCACCTCCACATGCACTTCTACCCGCCGCTGCTGCGCTCGGCCACCGTAAAAAAGTTCATGGTGGGCTACGAGATGCTGGGCGAGCCGCAGCGCGACGTCACCCCGGAGAGCAGCGCCGAGCGCCTGCGCGCCCTCGCCGAGACGCGGGGCGCGCGATGA
- a CDS encoding mandelate racemase/muconate lactonizing enzyme family protein has protein sequence MIITDVTTLKLHYTMDVAMADAIHYMPSRPTLLVQVHTDAGIVGLGEAAAYGGFLESTESLIIGELKRTVLGQDPFRIERLWQMMASRAHQRGRRGMLMQAISGVDIALWDIVGQATGTPLYRLLGGYRDHLPVYASAGFYAADKDAAALAEEVGGYAERGFGCIKIKVGRQPDALLNPLPDMNAPDYATVSFEEDVERVRAARAAMGPKVKLAIDANNAWTPSLALRFMEAVKDQDIYWLEEPVGTEDIEGSALVAHRVTTPVAGYETESSLPGFRELISRRAVDIVQPDVIWSGGITETRKIAALAHAYGLPVIPHNFSSAVAAIANMHFIASIPNGSWLELDQNPNPLRTELFQEPLTVRPDGTIALPERPGLGVVLNPETVERYRVERHGP, from the coding sequence TTGATCATCACCGACGTCACCACCCTGAAGCTGCACTACACGATGGACGTGGCGATGGCGGATGCCATCCACTACATGCCGTCGCGCCCCACGCTGCTGGTGCAGGTGCACACCGACGCGGGGATCGTGGGGCTGGGAGAGGCGGCGGCGTACGGCGGGTTCCTGGAGAGCACCGAATCGCTCATCATCGGGGAGCTGAAGCGCACCGTCTTGGGCCAGGACCCATTCCGCATCGAGCGGCTCTGGCAGATGATGGCGTCGCGCGCCCACCAGCGCGGCCGCCGCGGGATGCTGATGCAGGCCATCTCCGGCGTGGACATCGCGCTCTGGGACATCGTGGGGCAGGCCACGGGCACCCCGCTCTACCGGCTGCTGGGCGGCTACCGCGACCACCTGCCCGTGTACGCCTCCGCCGGCTTCTACGCGGCGGACAAGGATGCGGCGGCGCTGGCGGAGGAGGTGGGCGGCTACGCGGAGCGGGGCTTCGGCTGCATCAAGATCAAGGTGGGCCGCCAGCCTGACGCCCTCCTCAACCCCCTGCCGGACATGAACGCGCCGGACTACGCCACCGTCAGCTTCGAGGAAGACGTGGAGCGCGTCCGGGCCGCGCGCGCCGCCATGGGGCCCAAAGTGAAGCTGGCGATCGACGCCAACAACGCGTGGACCCCGTCGCTCGCGCTACGCTTCATGGAAGCGGTCAAGGACCAGGACATCTACTGGCTTGAGGAGCCGGTGGGGACGGAGGACATCGAGGGCTCCGCGCTGGTGGCGCACCGGGTGACCACGCCGGTGGCCGGCTACGAGACGGAGTCGTCGCTCCCCGGCTTCCGCGAGCTGATCTCGCGTCGCGCGGTGGACATCGTGCAGCCGGACGTGATCTGGTCGGGCGGCATCACGGAGACGCGCAAGATCGCGGCGCTGGCGCACGCCTACGGCCTTCCGGTGATCCCGCACAACTTCTCGTCCGCGGTGGCGGCGATCGCCAACATGCACTTCATCGCCTCCATCCCCAACGGAAGCTGGCTGGAGCTGGACCAGAACCCCAACCCGCTCCGCACCGAGCTCTTCCAGGAGCCCCTCACCGTGCGCCCCGACGGCACCATCGCCCTCCCCGAGCGCCCCGGCCTCGGCGTCGTCCTGAACCCCGAAACGGTGGAGCGGTATCGCGTCGAGCGGCACGGGCCATAG
- a CDS encoding glycoside hydrolase family 43 protein, whose product MQRFQPPGVVLALLALAACATPAPRAPDAGTYTNPVLDVDFPDPTVIRAPDGMYYAYATQGERDGTPVNIQVARSGDLVAWERLGDALPARPRWASETQDFWAPHVSEHGGTYYLYYSAKPDAAVRDTSRGLCLAVATAHRPEGPFVDKGEPLQCGRSFINIDPMSFDDPATGKRLLYWGSGFGPIKVQELAADRVSFAPGSSPVDLVHTVPTSDSTDYQRLVEGAWVTYRAPFYYLFYSGDNCCGPKAHYAAMVARSRSATGPFETLASATGARNSVILERAGWWVAPGHNSVITDARGDDWIVYHAVDARRPRNKPTDDVNSRRVMLIDRLVYANGWPRVDRGPSATPRPRPVTR is encoded by the coding sequence TTGCAGCGGTTTCAACCGCCGGGGGTGGTACTCGCCCTTCTCGCTCTCGCCGCCTGCGCCACGCCCGCGCCCCGCGCGCCGGATGCGGGGACGTACACAAACCCCGTGCTGGACGTGGACTTTCCCGATCCCACGGTGATCCGCGCGCCGGATGGGATGTACTACGCGTACGCCACGCAGGGGGAGCGCGACGGCACGCCCGTCAACATCCAGGTGGCGCGGTCAGGCGACCTGGTGGCGTGGGAGCGGCTCGGCGACGCGCTGCCGGCCAGGCCGCGCTGGGCGAGCGAGACGCAGGACTTCTGGGCGCCGCACGTATCCGAGCACGGCGGCACCTACTACCTGTACTACTCGGCCAAGCCGGACGCGGCGGTGCGCGACACCAGCCGCGGCCTGTGCCTGGCCGTGGCGACGGCCCACCGCCCCGAGGGCCCGTTCGTGGACAAGGGGGAGCCGCTCCAGTGCGGGCGCAGCTTCATCAACATCGACCCGATGTCCTTTGACGACCCGGCCACCGGAAAGCGCCTGCTCTACTGGGGGAGCGGATTCGGGCCCATCAAGGTGCAGGAGCTCGCCGCCGACCGGGTGTCGTTCGCGCCGGGGAGCAGCCCGGTGGACCTCGTTCACACGGTGCCAACTTCTGACTCCACCGACTACCAGCGGCTCGTGGAAGGGGCTTGGGTAACGTACCGCGCGCCCTTTTACTACCTGTTCTACTCCGGCGACAACTGCTGCGGCCCGAAAGCGCACTACGCCGCCATGGTCGCGCGCTCGCGCAGCGCCACCGGCCCGTTCGAGACGCTGGCGAGCGCCACGGGCGCGCGCAACAGCGTGATCCTGGAGCGCGCCGGCTGGTGGGTGGCGCCTGGGCACAACTCCGTCATCACCGACGCGCGCGGCGACGATTGGATCGTCTACCACGCCGTCGACGCGCGGCGGCCCCGCAACAAGCCCACCGACGACGTCAACTCGCGGCGGGTGATGCTGATCGACAGGCTGGTGTACGCGAACGGCTGGCCGCGCGTGGACCGCGGCCCCTCCGCCACGCCCCGGCCGCGTCCGGTGACGCGCTAG
- the galK gene encoding galactokinase, translating into MTSNDSLQATVVRAFEERFGEPPAAVVRAPGRVNLIGEHTDYNEGFVLPMAIDRAVWIALRPRTDRIVSVHSLDFDEERSFDIGHLASSGNGWIEYLQAMAWALQKKDRGLVGWEGVTAGDVPIGAGLSSSAALELATARAFAAMAGFDWNPREMAQLAQRAENEWVGVYCGIMDQMISASGRAGHALLIDCRSLDTRAVPLPPGTSVVILDTATRRGLVDSAYNERRRHCEQAAGVLHVRALRDVTPEAFEARGGEMEPVMRRRARHVVTEIARTVEAAGALERGDAATVGRLMDASHASLRDDFEVSRAELDTIVELAQAHPGCYGARMTGAGFGGCAVALVRADAAPDFARAVADEYRARAGLEPRVYVCSASDGASVEALTPPAPLSR; encoded by the coding sequence ATGACGAGCAACGACTCCCTCCAGGCCACCGTGGTGCGGGCGTTCGAGGAGCGCTTCGGCGAGCCGCCCGCCGCGGTGGTGCGCGCGCCCGGACGGGTGAACCTGATCGGCGAGCACACGGACTACAACGAGGGCTTCGTCCTTCCCATGGCCATCGACCGCGCCGTGTGGATCGCCCTCCGCCCGCGCACCGACCGCATCGTCTCCGTCCACTCGCTGGACTTCGACGAGGAGCGGTCGTTCGACATCGGCCATCTGGCCAGCAGTGGGAACGGGTGGATCGAGTACCTGCAGGCGATGGCGTGGGCGCTCCAGAAAAAGGACCGCGGCCTCGTGGGCTGGGAGGGCGTCACCGCGGGGGACGTGCCGATCGGCGCCGGCCTCTCGTCCAGCGCCGCGCTGGAGCTGGCCACCGCGCGCGCCTTCGCGGCGATGGCTGGCTTCGACTGGAACCCGCGCGAGATGGCGCAGCTCGCCCAGCGCGCGGAGAACGAGTGGGTGGGGGTCTACTGCGGGATCATGGACCAGATGATCTCCGCCTCGGGTCGCGCGGGGCACGCGCTGCTGATCGACTGCCGCTCGCTGGATACGCGCGCCGTCCCCCTGCCGCCGGGGACCTCGGTGGTGATTCTGGACACCGCCACCCGCCGCGGGCTGGTGGACTCGGCGTACAACGAGCGGCGGCGGCACTGCGAGCAGGCGGCCGGCGTCCTGCACGTCCGCGCCCTCCGCGACGTGACGCCGGAGGCCTTCGAGGCCCGCGGCGGCGAGATGGAGCCGGTGATGCGCCGCCGTGCCCGCCACGTGGTCACCGAGATCGCGCGCACCGTGGAGGCCGCCGGCGCGCTGGAGCGCGGCGACGCCGCCACCGTGGGCCGGTTGATGGACGCCAGCCACGCCTCGCTCCGCGACGACTTCGAGGTCTCGCGCGCGGAGCTGGACACCATCGTGGAGCTGGCGCAGGCGCACCCCGGCTGTTACGGCGCGCGCATGACGGGCGCCGGCTTCGGGGGCTGCGCCGTGGCCCTGGTGCGCGCCGACGCCGCCCCCGACTTCGCGCGCGCCGTGGCGGACGAGTACCGCGCCCGCGCCGGCCTGGAGCCGCGCGTCTACGTCTGCTCCGCGTCGGACGGGGCGAGCGTGGAGGCCCTCACCCCCCCGGCCCCCCTCTCCCGATAA
- a CDS encoding family 43 glycosylhydrolase, with product MHSPERVAAPASYRPLFPEDADQGDPYLLAIPEGVAAEFRYYVYVTRDETSDGRGGVASAGAFPAFGSHDLATWHPLGPTLRGDATRHAYWAPSVRFVPGLPRPYVMLYSHGIGIGPEAHIGHVIRRADSERPEGPFVDSGHVLTPDTDFAIDADVYSAPDGSLRMAYATDFTDDEPYGTGIVEVAVSGDLTRTLSPPALLARPSESWHLFDAARSMPWKTIPGVDWRTDRVAWSTVEGPVGGLVSPGGRRVYLYSGGCYFGFYAVGALAEDDGGRLVNVTRDGGRFVLHTMPEHGFYAPGHCAWFRALDGRDWLVTHARFGSPTAPRNACLVELRWDAEGLPYCPPPERPP from the coding sequence ATGCATTCCCCAGAGCGTGTTGCAGCGCCGGCCAGCTACCGGCCCCTCTTTCCGGAAGACGCCGACCAGGGCGATCCGTACCTGCTCGCCATCCCGGAGGGGGTGGCGGCGGAATTCCGCTACTACGTCTACGTCACGCGCGACGAGACCAGCGATGGGCGCGGCGGCGTGGCTTCGGCGGGCGCCTTTCCCGCCTTCGGCTCGCACGACCTGGCCACCTGGCACCCGCTGGGGCCCACCCTGCGCGGCGACGCCACCCGGCACGCGTACTGGGCGCCGAGCGTGCGCTTCGTCCCCGGCCTGCCGCGCCCGTACGTCATGCTGTACTCGCACGGCATCGGCATCGGCCCGGAGGCGCACATCGGCCACGTCATCCGCCGCGCGGACAGCGAGCGCCCCGAGGGCCCGTTCGTGGACAGCGGCCACGTGCTGACGCCGGACACCGACTTCGCCATCGACGCGGACGTGTACTCCGCGCCCGACGGCTCGCTGCGCATGGCATACGCCACCGACTTCACGGACGACGAGCCGTACGGCACCGGCATCGTGGAGGTCGCGGTGAGCGGCGACCTCACGCGCACCCTCTCGCCCCCCGCCCTGCTCGCGCGCCCGTCCGAAAGCTGGCACCTCTTCGACGCCGCCCGCAGCATGCCGTGGAAAACGATCCCCGGCGTGGACTGGCGCACCGACCGTGTCGCGTGGAGCACGGTGGAGGGGCCGGTCGGCGGCCTCGTGTCGCCGGGCGGCCGGCGCGTGTACCTGTACAGCGGCGGCTGCTACTTCGGCTTCTACGCCGTGGGCGCGCTGGCCGAGGACGACGGGGGCCGGCTGGTGAACGTGACGCGCGACGGCGGGCGCTTCGTGCTCCACACCATGCCCGAGCACGGCTTCTACGCCCCCGGCCACTGCGCCTGGTTCCGCGCCCTCGACGGCCGCGATTGGCTCGTCACCCACGCCCGCTTCGGCTCACCCACGGCGCCGCGCAATGCCTGCCTGGTCGAGCTGCGCTGGGATGCCGAAGGGCTACCGTACTGCCCACCCCCGGAGCGCCCACCCTGA